A genome region from Psychrobacter jeotgali includes the following:
- the grxC gene encoding glutaredoxin 3 gives MTVPVKVYTTPICPYCTNAKKILENKGVEYQEISMYDISSDERRALMQKTNNYRTVPQIFIGEIFIGGFDELNQLNQQDKLDQLLAG, from the coding sequence ATGACCGTTCCTGTAAAAGTTTATACCACTCCTATCTGCCCCTACTGCACCAACGCTAAAAAAATACTAGAAAACAAAGGCGTTGAATACCAAGAAATCAGTATGTATGACATTAGTAGCGATGAGCGCCGTGCGTTGATGCAAAAGACCAATAACTATCGCACTGTGCCGCAGATTTTCATCGGTGAGATTTTCATTGGTGGTTTTGATGAGCTTAATCAGCTCAATCAGCAAGATAAGCTTGACCAGTTATTAGCCGGTTAA